Sequence from the Armatimonadota bacterium genome:
TCTGACGGTGTGTTAGACGCGACCTACGCGGTGCGTTCCCGCAACGGCGCGCATCAGTTCCTGATCCAGGGCTTGTCTGGAGAGTTCATCTCGTACCGAAGACGCCGCTACGCCCAGCCAGGAGGCGCCTTCGTGGAGTTAGCACTACCGCTACCCAATGACAAGCTGTGCGCGATGCGCCGAACCTTACTGGACTGCACGAACTGTTGGACGACCCCGAGTGGTCCGACCAGGTAACGCCCGACTGGGTAGAAGCCCTGCTGCGCATCAAGTGTGGTGGGAGATGGCTGCAGACCAAGCACGATTTCCTCGAAGCATTCCTCGCTCTCAGACGCATCTTCGGATAACCCCCCGCATAGCCGGGAACCCTCGCGTGGGGAAGGTCCATCGCCGTCGCTGCGCGAATTGCTCGGCGGTAGTCCCCCACGATGTTTCAGGGAGCGGTCGATTGAAGCATGGCGCAACAGGAGACGCTGGGGGTGGGCCTGCCCGCGCCTGCCCACTGTGAATGCAGCCTACCTGAAGGTGTCGTTATCGACGATCTCGGGACCGAGATCGCGCCGCGTGACCGTGTGCACCCGGTCCCTGAGGCGCTTGCCCGCGACCTGGCGCCGGCGACGCTGGTGCTCAATGAATGGTGCGACTACACCATGCGCAGACCGGGTGCTGATGAGCTTCTCGTCGGCCACCAAAGCGCCGAGCGGATCACCGCGGATTGCTTCCGGGTCCGGCTGGAGAATCGCCTGGGCCTCACCCGCATTCGGTTCCTGCGGGATGGACGCCAACTCAAGGAGGACCTCAGGGCTGAGGTGGTCTCGCCCAAGTTCCCCAGCCCCGCTGCTCACCTCAGCTTCCTGACCGCACTGCTGGATGACCTGTTCCTGCGCGCCGCGCGACTGCCTTTCGAGTTCGACGCCGCAACCAGCCGACAGGTGGCTGAGTCACTCCGGCCTCCCAGCCCGCTGTTCACCTTCCACTTCCTGTGCAACCACGCCCGCACACTGGACACGGCACTGCGCACCGTCCTTGCTTCGCCCCATCGGGCGCTGCTGGATGAACGCCGGCGCGTGCCCATCGGTCAGGCCACCGAGGTGGATGCCGACACAATCCAGGCGCTGCTGTTCGAGACCGGCGACTTGGGGCGCGCGCCGCACCTTCCTGTGGCCCGCGCCCTTGGAGGGTATGCACCCAGTCGCGTCTGGCAGCGTCTCCCGCGCCAGTCCTTCGATACTCCCGAAAACCGCTTCGTCCTGGCGTTCCTGCGCAGTGTGCAGGCGGCCGTGGACGCACTTCCCTCCCAGCGCTGGTGGGGCAATGTATCGCCGGATCGCAAGCGTCGCATTCAAGACGTGCGCAACGTCCTGAACCACGGGTGCCTGCACCCGATGTGGGAGGAGGTGGGGGAGATGGCGAGCATCCCCGCATCGTCGCAGGTGCTGGTGCGCCGCGAAGGGTACCGGGATCTGCGCCTCCTGTGGCAGCTCTTCCACCAGGCCCGGCGGCCCCTCTTTGCTCCACTCCAGTCAGCCATCGACTTGCGCGACGTGGCGACCCTGTACGAGTTCTGGGTCTTCTTCCGGCTGTGCGAGGAGATAGGTGACATTCTACAGCAGGACCCGGTCCTGAGACTGGAGCCCGGGGACAGGGAGGGACTCGGGTGGACATCCCGCGTTCTCTTTGGGGGGCGCGGTGAGTTGCGCTACAACCAGACCTTCCGCGGCGGCGGGCGTTCGTACTCTGTCTCGCTGCGGCCCGACTGCACGTGGTTGTTTGCGGGGAAGCCCACGGTGGTCCTGGATGCCAAGTTCCGAATGAGCTGGGCGGACGTGGTCGCAGCAACCGACCCCGACGAGACCGACGAAGGGCCGTCCCTGCAGCGGCAAACGGTGGCGACCCGCGAGGACCTCTACAAGATGCACACCTATCGCGACGCGCTGAAGGTGCGCGCCGCGGTGGCGATCTACCCCGGGGACACCGCGCTCTTCTGCTCAACAGATGGATCCCGGCGGAATGACGTTACCTTGCGCGAGATTCTCTTGGGCGGCTGCAGCGGCATCGGGGCGATTCCCATGCAGCCGGGACAATAACGGAGGCTTCGATGGATACCGCACAACAAGAACCACCCAGGGAACCGTGGGCCGACGGAATCTACAGAGTCCTGAAAGAAGCGGGGGAGCCACTCCATTACGTAGAGATCGCCAAGCGGGTAACTGGGGTCGAGGACCTTTCAAGCCTCGGTACTCCGCAGAACACCGTCAACTACACCATAAACAAGGAGATACGTCGCTCGACAAACCCGAGATTCGTGAGCATCGGAGGCGGCGTCTACGGCTTGACTGAGTGGGCGGATGGCCATGGTACCTTTGAGCAGACCTGCGACATCCTGCCTCTCCTCCAGTCCCGCCTGCAGGCGCAGGGGTTCAAGTTTAGCGACTGGCAAGTGGCCTGCTTCTATACCGCCCTGCAGACCAAGGGCTTCGTGCTACTCAGCGGCATCAGCGGCACGGGGAAGACAAAGCTGGCCCAACTGTTCGCCGAAATGCTGCCTCAGCCCCGAAAAGAGTTGCGAGCGTCCGAAGACGCCATCGCTGTGACCGTCAAACCCTACATGCTCAAGTACCAACGGGTTATCATCCCGAAGCAGTCGCTGCGTTTGTTCACGCCCCCGGCACCGGGTGAGACCCGTGACGTGACGGTGCGCTTCCCGGGTGGAGAGCAAGACTGCGGCCTGACTCACGTTGCCTACGAGAGCACGCGGTATGTCCAGATACTGTTTCGCGGGAAGGCCAAGGCCTGGGTCAATTCGCATTTCGCCGAAGGCGATCAGTTGTTCCTGGAACCCGAGGTAAGCGACACGGGCGAGATCACGGGCTTTCGTCTCTCGGATGGAGATGGCTCAGATGCCCCTTCCAGTCCAGGGGCGGAGGTTCAGGAAGGCTCCAATCATCTCTTCCTGCCCGTACGCCCGGACTGGCGAGACAGCAAGAACCTGCTGGGCTACTACAACCCGCTGGACAACTCGTACCACTGGACCGAGTTCCTGCGGTTCCTCGTGCGCGCCCGGGAGAGTCACCAGAA
This genomic interval carries:
- a CDS encoding DUF2357 domain-containing protein; its protein translation is MAQQETLGVGLPAPAHCECSLPEGVVIDDLGTEIAPRDRVHPVPEALARDLAPATLVLNEWCDYTMRRPGADELLVGHQSAERITADCFRVRLENRLGLTRIRFLRDGRQLKEDLRAEVVSPKFPSPAAHLSFLTALLDDLFLRAARLPFEFDAATSRQVAESLRPPSPLFTFHFLCNHARTLDTALRTVLASPHRALLDERRRVPIGQATEVDADTIQALLFETGDLGRAPHLPVARALGGYAPSRVWQRLPRQSFDTPENRFVLAFLRSVQAAVDALPSQRWWGNVSPDRKRRIQDVRNVLNHGCLHPMWEEVGEMASIPASSQVLVRREGYRDLRLLWQLFHQARRPLFAPLQSAIDLRDVATLYEFWVFFRLCEEIGDILQQDPVLRLEPGDREGLGWTSRVLFGGRGELRYNQTFRGGGRSYSVSLRPDCTWLFAGKPTVVLDAKFRMSWADVVAATDPDETDEGPSLQRQTVATREDLYKMHTYRDALKVRAAVAIYPGDTALFCSTDGSRRNDVTLREILLGGCSGIGAIPMQPGQ